One stretch of Streptomyces peucetius DNA includes these proteins:
- the ectB gene encoding diaminobutyrate--2-oxoglutarate transaminase, giving the protein MTITMPDQSVFEALESEVRSYCRGWPAVFDHARGSHLYDEDGHTYLDFFAGAGALNYGHNNPVLKRALLDYLQRDGVTHALDMSTSAKRDFLTSFRDVVLQPRDLAYKVMFPGPTGTNSVEAALKLARKVTGRETVVSFTGAFHGMSLGALAVTGNAFKRAGAGVPLTHGTTMPYDGYLDDDRGRAPDFRWFERLLTDPGSGIDQPAAVIVETVQGEGGINVARPEWLRGLEALCRRHDMLLIVDDIQMGCGRTGPFFSFEEAGITPDIVTLSKSISGYGLPMSLCLFRPELDVWGPGEHNGTFRGNNPAFVTATAALWTYWADGQTEKQTLSRGDQIEATLSAVATEHTADVARYRGRGLAWGVEFHDPQRATRVCRRAFERGLLLETSGAHGEVVKLLPPLTVTEDELDEGLSILARAVRETR; this is encoded by the coding sequence ATGACGATCACCATGCCGGACCAGAGCGTCTTCGAAGCCCTGGAGTCCGAGGTCCGCAGCTACTGCCGCGGCTGGCCCGCGGTGTTCGACCACGCACGGGGCTCCCACCTGTACGACGAGGACGGTCACACCTATCTCGACTTCTTCGCGGGCGCGGGCGCCCTCAACTACGGCCACAACAACCCCGTACTCAAACGTGCCCTGCTGGACTATCTGCAACGGGACGGCGTCACCCACGCGCTGGACATGTCCACCTCGGCGAAGCGCGACTTCCTGACGTCCTTCCGGGACGTCGTCCTCCAGCCGCGTGACCTGGCCTACAAGGTCATGTTCCCCGGCCCGACGGGCACCAACTCCGTGGAAGCGGCCCTGAAACTGGCCCGCAAGGTCACCGGTCGCGAGACGGTCGTGTCCTTCACCGGCGCCTTCCACGGGATGTCGCTGGGAGCCCTGGCGGTGACCGGCAACGCCTTCAAGCGCGCCGGGGCGGGCGTACCGCTGACGCACGGCACGACGATGCCCTACGACGGTTACCTCGACGACGACCGGGGCCGGGCCCCCGACTTCCGGTGGTTCGAACGGCTGCTCACCGACCCCGGCTCCGGCATCGACCAGCCGGCCGCCGTGATCGTCGAGACGGTCCAGGGCGAGGGCGGCATCAACGTGGCCCGGCCCGAATGGCTGCGCGGACTCGAAGCCCTGTGCCGCCGGCACGACATGCTGCTGATCGTCGACGACATCCAGATGGGCTGCGGCCGCACCGGGCCCTTCTTCTCCTTCGAGGAGGCCGGGATCACCCCGGACATCGTCACCCTGTCGAAGTCGATCAGCGGCTACGGGCTGCCCATGTCCCTCTGCCTGTTCAGACCGGAGCTGGACGTCTGGGGCCCGGGCGAGCACAACGGCACCTTCCGGGGCAACAACCCGGCGTTCGTCACGGCCACCGCCGCGCTGTGGACCTACTGGGCCGACGGCCAGACGGAGAAGCAGACCCTCTCCCGGGGCGACCAGATCGAGGCGACGCTCAGCGCCGTCGCCACCGAGCACACCGCCGACGTGGCGCGGTACCGCGGCCGCGGACTGGCCTGGGGCGTCGAGTTCCACGACCCGCAGCGCGCGACCCGGGTCTGCCGGCGCGCCTTCGAACGGGGGCTGCTCCTCGAGACGTCCGGAGCGCACGGCGAGGTGGTCAAGCTCCTGCCGCCGCTGACCGTCACCGAGGACGAACTGGACGAGGGCCTGAGCATCCTGGCCCGCGCCGTCCGGGAAACCCGCTGA
- a CDS encoding type III PLP-dependent enzyme, protein MSAEEIRMQGIPVSALAERFGTPLFVYDTDVLDSTFRTLREALPQEIDIFYSLKANPNISVCAFLGTLGACAEVSSYTELVTALRAGIAPEDIIFLGPGKDERELTACVEAGVHAVVCESIAELHDLDALLERTGHGTFPAMLRVNPAFATKGSGLSMGGKPRQFGIDEETVRRSKEELAALRHVEVIGLHAYMGTRILDAADVVHNTRSILATAEELAGELGVPLRTVDVGGGLGVAYFDGESDPDVAALGAGMREAVLPFTARHPGCRVIMELGRYLTARAGTYMVRARYVKQSMGEWFVVADGGTNHHMAAVGIGSFVKRNFPVRHLNRPDDAAARNYSLTGPLCTPNDVVAKKVPLPQVRPGDLLGVERSGAYGPSASPGLFLSHGFPAEVMVHGGEAHLVRERDTPEDMLRRQRLVDLGSGERT, encoded by the coding sequence ATGAGCGCCGAAGAAATCCGCATGCAGGGCATCCCTGTGTCAGCACTCGCCGAACGCTTCGGAACCCCGCTGTTCGTCTACGACACCGACGTTCTCGACAGCACGTTCCGAACCCTGCGCGAAGCTCTCCCGCAAGAGATCGACATCTTCTACTCGCTCAAGGCCAACCCCAACATCAGCGTGTGCGCCTTCCTCGGCACGCTGGGCGCGTGTGCCGAAGTCTCCTCGTACACCGAACTGGTCACCGCGCTGCGGGCCGGCATCGCGCCCGAGGACATCATCTTCCTCGGCCCCGGCAAGGACGAGCGTGAGCTCACCGCCTGCGTCGAGGCGGGCGTCCACGCCGTGGTCTGCGAGTCCATCGCCGAACTCCACGACCTGGACGCCCTGCTGGAGCGGACCGGACACGGCACGTTCCCGGCGATGCTGCGGGTCAACCCGGCCTTCGCCACGAAGGGGTCCGGACTCTCCATGGGCGGCAAGCCCCGGCAGTTCGGCATCGACGAGGAGACCGTGCGCCGCTCCAAGGAGGAGCTGGCCGCACTGCGGCACGTCGAGGTCATCGGCCTGCACGCCTACATGGGCACCCGGATCCTGGACGCGGCGGACGTCGTGCACAACACCCGGAGCATCCTCGCCACCGCGGAGGAGCTCGCCGGCGAACTCGGCGTCCCGCTGCGCACCGTGGACGTCGGCGGCGGCCTCGGAGTCGCCTACTTCGACGGCGAGAGCGATCCGGACGTGGCCGCCCTCGGTGCCGGGATGCGCGAAGCCGTCCTGCCCTTCACCGCACGGCACCCCGGCTGCCGCGTGATCATGGAACTGGGGCGGTACCTGACCGCGCGCGCGGGCACGTACATGGTGCGCGCCCGTTATGTGAAGCAGTCCATGGGCGAGTGGTTCGTGGTCGCCGACGGCGGCACCAACCACCACATGGCCGCGGTCGGCATCGGCAGCTTCGTCAAGCGCAACTTTCCGGTGCGGCACCTGAACCGGCCCGACGACGCGGCGGCACGCAACTACTCCCTGACCGGCCCGCTGTGCACCCCCAACGACGTGGTGGCCAAGAAGGTGCCGCTGCCTCAGGTGCGACCGGGCGACCTGCTGGGCGTCGAACGGTCCGGCGCGTACGGACCCAGCGCGTCTCCCGGGCTCTTCCTCAGCCACGGCTTCCCGGCCGAGGTGATGGTGCACGGCGGCGAGGCCCATCTGGTGCGCGAGAGGGACACTCCCGAGGACATGCTCCGCCGTCAGCGACTGGTCGACCTCGGCAGCGGGGAGCGCACATGA
- the ectA gene encoding diaminobutyrate acetyltransferase: MTTALVPERPAPARKQAVFRTPRPADGFEVWRLVENTPGLDTNSPYSYVLWFKDFADSSLVATVDDEIVGFLTGYRRPDQPDTYFVWQTAVSPRHGIPFLGVKLFEAAAERQRERGARYVEATVSTENKAILMVLKQYARKRGADIGEQVLFPAEWLGEGHHDEVLHRIGPLSGTDRHETSLSGTPAQQKEQNA; this comes from the coding sequence GTGACGACAGCACTGGTACCCGAGCGCCCCGCGCCGGCCCGTAAGCAGGCCGTCTTCCGCACCCCGCGCCCCGCGGACGGCTTCGAGGTGTGGCGCCTGGTGGAGAACACCCCCGGCCTCGACACCAACAGCCCCTACTCCTACGTCCTGTGGTTCAAGGACTTCGCCGACTCGTCCCTGGTGGCGACCGTCGACGACGAGATCGTCGGCTTCCTCACCGGCTACCGGCGCCCCGACCAGCCCGACACCTACTTCGTGTGGCAGACCGCGGTCAGTCCGCGGCACGGCATCCCGTTCCTCGGCGTGAAGCTCTTCGAGGCCGCCGCCGAGCGGCAGCGCGAGCGCGGCGCCCGCTATGTGGAGGCGACCGTCTCCACCGAGAACAAGGCCATTCTCATGGTCCTCAAGCAGTACGCCCGCAAGCGCGGGGCGGACATCGGCGAACAGGTCCTCTTCCCGGCCGAGTGGCTGGGCGAAGGCCACCACGACGAGGTGCTCCACCGCATCGGCCCGCTGTCCGGCACCGACCGGCACGAGACCTCCCTTTCCGGCACGCCCGCCCAGCAGAAGGAGCAGAACGCATGA
- a CDS encoding phosphopantetheine-binding protein, which yields MDRKDVVQALESALTDVLERPVTGLRGEIRLFDDLHLDSTTMLEMLMALEDSIGLVVDPEELDVDDFESVDTFTDFVLSAPLAPTAPTASAA from the coding sequence ATGGACCGCAAGGATGTCGTCCAGGCCCTGGAGTCGGCGCTGACCGACGTGCTGGAACGGCCGGTGACCGGCCTGCGCGGAGAGATCAGGCTCTTCGACGACCTGCACCTGGACTCCACCACGATGCTCGAAATGCTGATGGCGCTCGAGGACTCCATCGGGCTCGTCGTCGACCCCGAGGAACTGGACGTGGACGACTTCGAGTCGGTGGACACCTTCACCGACTTCGTGCTCTCCGCGCCGCTCGCCCCCACGGCCCCCACGGCCTCCGCGGCCTGA
- a CDS encoding AfsR/SARP family transcriptional regulator, with protein MTSETDDTGVHHRLRFNVLGALEIRDRNEPVLINGAVRRRTLTVLLLEAGRVVPVPRLVEAAWDEDPPGSAAHQIRKAVAELRRRIPGGAAVIHTDGPGYRISVAPGQLDLLRYQDLLRAAQTAQENGEPDLAVTRLRSALELWRGPVLAGEGGRVVDAASTALEEQRLGAAERLYELAIEAGEAAAVIGELRALAAQYPLRETLRGRLMLALYHTGQQAAALDEFNRIRDLLDEDLGIAPSAELCELQAHILRQEPSLAPARRGAARAGTAPPAAVVPQALPFDVPDFSGRAVELERIHAVVEHTPPGTPTVIAVDGMGGGGKTALAVRAAHQLAHRYPDGQLFVDLRGFTPGQEPLSAFRAQGDLLAAAGICSEEIPGVPAGRHALWQSYMRGRRMLLVLDNADTAEQVRPLVPASPDSLTLITSRPRLTDLDGVEWLSLGALPEPDSHEILRHTLGGERLEREADAAAELLRLCGGLPLAVRIAAARLSNRPRWTVQHLVDRLRDHGRRLDELSSEDRGVAGALSLSYESMPRQDRRAFRLLGHHPGRYIDVEEAGALLGRGTTDAEDVLERLVDVRLLEAREPGAYAFHDLVRHFARRLAQGEPGPEDTDAVERLLDHYLARAENAGDTLFPGRTRYSGPNGGPPGTLPAFRTRDAALKWLDQHRDSLLAAVDMARGHGLLRHAGRLPRELGFHSSIRSYDLEANVALETGVGAAQTLADPALTRLNLTNLAMGQWRLGRIREAVARLEDALDISRSMDDARSTAECKARLGQAYNSLGELRHALKLSEEANRTARATGFARLDGSSLSTMSHVRARLGQFDEAVEAARQALVVFDSIGEIQLSVDALAYLSRALEGTGRHEEALGRADEAVERCEQLRMPSVLPVMLARRADVLLRMGRTASARESALHALAEAVRSTDDIHRATVHLSAARAHQAGGDFPAALRQNRLALDIASQMELRYEEAEALSGLAAACGASGDDDAAAAYRGAGDLLYSRMGVPESLYRPS; from the coding sequence GCCGCCGAATACCGGGCGGGGCCGCCGTGATCCACACCGACGGCCCCGGCTACCGCATCTCCGTCGCCCCCGGGCAACTCGACCTGCTCCGCTACCAGGACCTGTTACGCGCGGCGCAGACGGCCCAGGAGAACGGGGAACCCGACCTGGCAGTCACCCGTCTGCGCTCGGCGCTGGAGCTGTGGCGCGGCCCCGTCCTCGCGGGAGAGGGCGGCCGGGTCGTCGACGCGGCGTCCACCGCGCTCGAGGAACAGCGGCTCGGCGCCGCCGAGCGGCTGTACGAACTGGCCATCGAAGCCGGTGAGGCGGCAGCGGTCATCGGCGAACTGCGCGCCCTGGCCGCGCAGTACCCGCTGCGCGAGACACTGCGCGGCCGGCTGATGCTGGCCCTGTACCACACCGGTCAGCAGGCGGCGGCCCTCGACGAGTTCAACCGGATCCGGGACCTCCTCGACGAGGATCTCGGCATCGCCCCCAGCGCGGAACTGTGCGAGCTGCAGGCGCACATCCTCCGGCAGGAGCCCTCCCTCGCCCCGGCCCGGCGGGGGGCCGCCCGCGCCGGCACCGCACCCCCGGCGGCCGTGGTGCCCCAGGCGCTCCCCTTCGACGTGCCGGACTTCTCCGGCCGCGCCGTTGAGCTGGAACGGATCCACGCGGTCGTCGAACACACACCGCCGGGCACGCCGACCGTGATCGCCGTCGACGGCATGGGCGGCGGCGGCAAGACCGCGCTGGCCGTGCGCGCGGCCCACCAGCTGGCGCACCGCTACCCGGACGGCCAGCTCTTCGTCGACCTGCGGGGATTCACCCCGGGGCAGGAACCGCTCAGCGCGTTCCGGGCCCAGGGCGACCTGCTGGCCGCCGCCGGCATCTGCAGCGAGGAGATCCCCGGCGTCCCCGCGGGGCGCCACGCCCTGTGGCAGTCCTACATGCGGGGCCGCCGCATGCTGCTCGTGCTGGACAACGCCGACACGGCGGAACAGGTCCGCCCTCTCGTCCCCGCCTCTCCCGACAGCCTCACCCTGATCACCAGCCGCCCCCGGCTGACCGACCTGGACGGCGTGGAATGGCTGTCGCTGGGCGCCCTGCCGGAACCGGACAGCCACGAGATCCTGCGCCACACCCTCGGCGGGGAACGGCTGGAGCGGGAGGCGGACGCAGCCGCCGAGCTGCTGCGGCTGTGCGGCGGACTGCCCCTGGCGGTGCGCATCGCCGCGGCGCGGCTGTCGAACCGGCCCCGGTGGACCGTCCAGCACCTGGTCGACCGGCTCCGGGACCACGGACGGCGCCTCGACGAACTGTCCAGCGAGGACCGCGGCGTCGCCGGTGCGCTGTCCCTGTCGTACGAGTCCATGCCCCGGCAGGACCGCAGGGCCTTCAGACTGCTCGGCCACCACCCCGGCCGGTACATCGACGTGGAGGAGGCCGGCGCACTCCTCGGCCGCGGGACGACGGACGCCGAGGACGTGCTCGAGCGGCTCGTCGACGTCCGCCTGCTGGAGGCCCGGGAACCAGGGGCGTACGCCTTCCACGACCTGGTGCGGCACTTCGCGCGGCGGCTCGCCCAGGGCGAGCCGGGCCCCGAGGACACCGATGCCGTGGAACGCCTGCTCGACCACTACCTGGCGCGGGCGGAGAACGCCGGCGACACCCTCTTCCCCGGCAGGACCCGCTACAGCGGCCCGAACGGCGGACCCCCTGGCACACTGCCCGCGTTCCGCACCCGGGACGCCGCCCTCAAATGGCTCGACCAGCACCGGGACAGCCTGCTGGCCGCGGTGGACATGGCACGTGGCCACGGGCTGCTGCGGCACGCGGGACGGCTCCCGCGCGAACTGGGCTTCCACTCGAGCATCCGCAGTTACGACCTGGAAGCGAACGTGGCACTCGAAACCGGCGTCGGCGCCGCACAGACCTTGGCCGACCCCGCGCTGACGCGGCTCAACCTCACCAATCTGGCCATGGGGCAGTGGCGCCTCGGCCGCATCAGGGAAGCCGTCGCCCGCCTCGAGGACGCCCTGGACATCTCGCGCTCCATGGACGACGCGCGCAGCACGGCCGAATGCAAGGCCAGGCTGGGTCAGGCGTACAACAGCCTGGGTGAACTCCGGCACGCGCTGAAGCTCAGCGAGGAGGCCAACCGCACGGCGCGGGCGACGGGCTTCGCACGGCTCGACGGCTCGTCACTGTCCACCATGAGCCATGTGCGGGCGCGGCTGGGCCAGTTCGACGAGGCCGTCGAGGCGGCGCGGCAGGCGCTCGTGGTCTTCGACTCCATCGGCGAGATACAGCTGTCGGTGGACGCCCTCGCCTATCTGTCCAGGGCGCTGGAGGGCACCGGCCGCCACGAGGAGGCACTCGGCCGCGCCGACGAGGCCGTGGAGCGCTGCGAGCAGCTGCGGATGCCGTCGGTCCTGCCGGTCATGCTCGCCCGCCGCGCCGACGTGCTGCTCCGGATGGGCCGTACGGCGAGCGCCAGGGAAAGCGCCCTGCACGCGCTGGCGGAGGCGGTCCGGAGCACGGACGACATCCACCGGGCGACCGTGCACCTCTCCGCCGCCCGGGCCCACCAGGCCGGCGGCGACTTCCCCGCCGCGCTGCGGCAGAACCGGCTGGCCCTCGACATCGCCTCCCAGATGGAGCTGCGGTACGAGGAGGCCGAGGCCCTGAGCGGGCTCGCCGCCGCCTGCGGGGCGAGCGGGGACGACGACGCGGCAGCCGCGTACCGCGGCGCCGGCGACCTGCTCTACTCCCGCATGGGGGTGCCGGAGAGCCTGTACCGGCCCTCCTGA
- a CDS encoding 3-aminobutyryl-CoA ammonia lyase, which produces MNTPEEEPTEPTTAFLRKRMSQADAHYGGDLIDGASVLRLFGDLVTEITVRVDGDEGLLSQYENVRFTAPVHPGDYIEARATLVRRTRLRRVVELEAHKVISARPGASPSAAQALAGPQLVCSATATTVAPLVARDATAEEAAV; this is translated from the coding sequence ATGAACACACCGGAAGAAGAACCCACCGAGCCCACCACGGCCTTCCTGCGCAAACGCATGAGCCAGGCCGACGCCCACTACGGCGGCGACCTGATCGACGGCGCCTCCGTCCTGCGGCTCTTCGGCGACCTCGTCACCGAGATCACCGTGCGCGTCGACGGCGACGAGGGCCTGCTGTCCCAGTACGAGAACGTCCGCTTCACCGCTCCCGTCCACCCCGGTGACTACATCGAGGCCCGCGCCACCCTCGTCCGCCGCACCCGCCTGCGCCGGGTCGTGGAACTCGAGGCCCACAAGGTGATCTCGGCACGCCCCGGCGCGTCGCCGAGCGCCGCTCAGGCCCTCGCCGGCCCCCAGCTGGTCTGCAGTGCCACCGCCACGACCGTGGCACCGCTGGTGGCTCGTGACGCCACCGCCGAGGAGGCGGCCGTATGA
- a CDS encoding ectoine synthase has protein sequence MIVRSLDEITGTDRHIRSRSGTWESKRIVLAREKVGFSLHETTVYAGTETRMWYANHIEAVLCVEGESELTDEETGETHLISPGTMYLLDGHERHTLRPRTDSRYICVFNPPVTGREDHDESGVYPLLEESEAGRS, from the coding sequence ATGATCGTCCGATCGCTCGACGAGATCACCGGAACCGACCGCCACATCCGCTCACGCTCCGGCACCTGGGAGAGCAAACGCATCGTGCTCGCCAGGGAGAAGGTCGGCTTCTCGCTGCACGAGACCACCGTCTACGCCGGTACGGAGACCCGGATGTGGTACGCCAACCACATCGAGGCCGTCCTGTGCGTCGAGGGCGAGTCCGAGCTCACCGACGAGGAGACCGGCGAGACGCATCTGATCAGCCCCGGCACCATGTACCTCCTCGACGGCCACGAGCGGCACACGCTGCGGCCCCGGACCGACTCCCGGTACATCTGCGTCTTCAACCCGCCGGTCACCGGCCGCGAGGACCACGACGAGTCCGGTGTCTATCCCCTGCTCGAAGAGAGCGAGGCGGGCCGGTCGTGA
- a CDS encoding holo-ACP synthase yields the protein MTASAPPHTSAADRVLLPPGLRIGLDVLDRTELSRLAERDWFLRYTFTPEELALAAGMSPGRRLEFLSGRFTAKEAVLKALGRGLFQGVAPCEISIDRTGAGAPAVRFTGRTAGLSLPQVALSIAHKKDVVAAVAVSIAPQKPPDAREAREARDTEKNAT from the coding sequence ATGACCGCCTCCGCGCCGCCGCACACCAGTGCGGCGGACCGGGTCCTGCTGCCTCCGGGGCTGCGCATCGGACTCGACGTGCTGGACCGCACCGAGCTGAGCCGGCTCGCCGAGCGGGACTGGTTCCTGCGCTACACGTTCACCCCTGAGGAGCTGGCGCTCGCCGCCGGGATGTCGCCCGGACGGCGGCTGGAGTTCCTCTCCGGCCGGTTCACCGCCAAGGAGGCCGTCCTCAAGGCACTGGGCCGGGGCCTCTTCCAGGGTGTCGCCCCGTGCGAGATCAGCATCGACCGCACCGGCGCCGGCGCCCCGGCGGTCCGCTTCACCGGCCGCACCGCCGGTCTGTCGCTGCCTCAGGTGGCCCTGTCCATCGCGCACAAGAAGGACGTCGTGGCCGCTGTCGCCGTCAGCATCGCGCCCCAGAAGCCCCCAGATGCCAGAGAAGCCCGAGAAGCCCGAGACACCGAGAAGAACGCCACGTGA
- a CDS encoding class I adenylate-forming enzyme family protein, whose product MSPDGQQPRLLHDILDRAAARFPEHVALTDHRRGLTYRELAAASRQAAAVFEGRGVRRGDRVVISASDGPSTATALYALSRLGAVFSVLHEQVRGGPLEHVLRDSEPVLLVTDADEARDTARATGTACVSPAELLEPAASGPLPEPGTLGVDPVCLIYTSGTTSLPKAVVSTHQQMLFAASAIQQSLRYRADDIVFCPLPLSFDYGLYQLFLAALSGAQVRLATPTEAGPPLLRSLESSGATVLAGVPSVSDRLAWLLSRSGPGRGGPAGLRLLTNTGAALPAETMTALRSALPGLRVQVMYGLTECKRAAIMPPDGDLDRPGSSGLPLAGTEMYVASDTGERLPPGEIGQFVVRGPHVMAGYWRRPELTAERFHRAEGLFPELRTGDYGWMDEDGYVYFSGRRDDLYKERGFRVSCTEVEAAARRVPQVSAAAVLPPRDGKPALLAVVSELPTDELLALMREQIEPFKVPRRCVRLPELPVNGNGKVDRRRLASLVSADASRPATAGATSPATSPATATATAPHHPQPH is encoded by the coding sequence ATGAGCCCGGACGGACAGCAGCCGCGGCTGCTGCACGACATCCTCGACCGCGCCGCCGCCCGCTTCCCCGAGCACGTGGCCCTCACCGACCACCGGCGCGGCCTCACCTACCGCGAGCTGGCAGCCGCCTCCCGGCAGGCCGCCGCCGTCTTCGAAGGACGGGGCGTACGGCGCGGCGACCGCGTGGTGATCTCGGCGTCCGACGGCCCGTCGACCGCGACGGCGCTCTACGCGCTCTCCCGGCTCGGGGCGGTCTTCAGCGTCCTGCACGAGCAGGTACGGGGCGGCCCCCTGGAGCACGTGCTCCGCGACAGCGAACCCGTCCTGCTGGTCACCGACGCCGACGAGGCCCGGGACACGGCCCGGGCGACCGGCACGGCATGCGTGTCACCGGCCGAGCTGCTGGAGCCGGCGGCATCCGGCCCGCTGCCCGAGCCCGGCACCCTTGGCGTCGACCCGGTCTGCCTGATCTACACCTCGGGGACGACGTCGCTGCCCAAGGCCGTGGTGAGCACCCATCAGCAGATGCTGTTCGCGGCCTCCGCCATCCAGCAGAGCCTGCGCTACCGCGCCGACGACATCGTCTTCTGCCCGCTGCCGCTCTCTTTCGACTACGGCCTCTACCAGCTGTTCCTCGCGGCGCTCAGCGGCGCACAGGTACGGCTCGCCACGCCCACGGAGGCGGGACCCCCGCTGCTGCGGAGCCTGGAGAGCAGCGGCGCGACCGTGCTCGCGGGCGTCCCCTCGGTCAGCGACCGGCTGGCGTGGCTGCTGTCCAGGTCGGGCCCGGGCCGCGGCGGCCCGGCGGGACTGCGCCTGCTGACGAACACCGGTGCCGCACTGCCGGCCGAGACCATGACCGCACTGCGCTCCGCCCTGCCCGGCCTGCGCGTCCAGGTGATGTACGGCCTCACCGAGTGCAAGCGGGCGGCGATCATGCCACCGGACGGGGACCTCGACCGCCCCGGGTCCAGCGGCCTGCCGCTGGCCGGCACGGAGATGTACGTGGCGTCGGACACGGGCGAACGCCTGCCCCCGGGCGAGATCGGGCAGTTCGTCGTACGGGGCCCGCACGTCATGGCCGGCTACTGGCGCCGGCCCGAGCTGACGGCCGAGCGCTTCCACCGCGCGGAGGGCCTCTTCCCCGAACTGCGCACCGGCGACTACGGCTGGATGGACGAGGACGGCTACGTCTACTTCTCCGGCCGGCGGGACGACCTGTACAAGGAGCGCGGCTTCCGGGTCAGCTGCACCGAGGTCGAAGCGGCGGCACGCCGCGTCCCGCAGGTGTCCGCGGCGGCCGTGCTGCCCCCGCGGGACGGGAAACCGGCACTGCTCGCCGTCGTCAGCGAGCTGCCCACCGACGAGCTGCTGGCCCTCATGCGTGAACAGATCGAGCCGTTCAAGGTCCCCCGCCGCTGTGTGCGGCTCCCCGAACTGCCCGTCAACGGCAACGGCAAGGTCGACCGGCGGCGGCTGGCGTCCCTGGTCTCCGCCGACGCCTCCCGCCCGGCCACGGCCGGAGCCACGAGCCCCGCTACGAGCCCGGCCACCGCCACGGCCACCGCACCGCACCATCCGCAACCGCACTGA
- the thpD gene encoding ectoine hydroxylase, with product MTVAQRIDLYPTRVSGKAVTRPRVDPTVWGDGPGPLTGAELERYDADGFHVFDSLLPPQEVETYRAELRRLSQDPALLASDRVVLEPDSARLRSVFEVEKVSTVFADLLNSPRLMDVARQVLSSDVYVHQSRVNYKPGFGGAQFDWHSDFETWHAEDGMPRPRAFSVSIALSENYEFNGPLMVMPGTHKTFVPSVGETPDDFHKESLRVHRITVGSPGEEHLTRMADQHGIRQIAGPAGSAVMFDSNLLHGSNGNITPFARSNIFIVYNSVENLLEEPFAAPRPRPQHLGNREFPRGM from the coding sequence ATGACCGTCGCGCAGCGCATCGACCTGTACCCCACCCGCGTCTCCGGAAAGGCCGTCACCCGGCCGCGCGTCGACCCGACGGTGTGGGGCGACGGCCCCGGCCCGCTCACCGGCGCCGAGCTGGAACGCTACGACGCCGACGGCTTCCACGTCTTCGACAGCCTGCTGCCCCCTCAGGAGGTCGAGACCTACCGCGCCGAACTGCGGCGCCTCAGCCAGGACCCGGCGCTGCTGGCGAGCGACCGCGTCGTGCTGGAGCCCGACTCCGCGCGTCTGCGCTCGGTCTTCGAGGTCGAGAAGGTCAGCACCGTCTTCGCCGACCTGCTGAACTCCCCCCGGCTGATGGATGTCGCCCGGCAGGTGCTCAGCTCCGACGTGTACGTGCACCAGAGCAGGGTCAACTACAAGCCCGGCTTCGGCGGCGCCCAGTTCGACTGGCACTCGGACTTCGAGACCTGGCACGCCGAGGACGGCATGCCCCGGCCGCGGGCGTTCAGCGTGTCGATCGCACTGAGCGAGAACTACGAGTTCAACGGGCCGCTGATGGTCATGCCGGGCACGCACAAGACCTTCGTCCCGTCGGTCGGCGAGACCCCGGACGACTTCCACAAGGAGTCCCTGAGGGTGCACCGCATCACCGTCGGCTCCCCCGGTGAGGAGCACCTGACGCGGATGGCCGACCAGCACGGCATCCGGCAGATCGCGGGCCCCGCCGGCTCCGCGGTGATGTTCGACTCGAACCTGCTGCACGGCTCCAACGGCAACATCACGCCGTTCGCCCGTTCCAACATCTTCATTGTCTACAACAGCGTCGAGAACCTGCTGGAGGAGCCCTTCGCGGCACCTCGTCCGCGGCCCCAGCACCTGGGCAACCGGGAGTTCCCCCGCGGTATGTGA